From one Branchiostoma floridae strain S238N-H82 chromosome 3, Bfl_VNyyK, whole genome shotgun sequence genomic stretch:
- the LOC118411800 gene encoding receptor-interacting serine/threonine-protein kinase 2-like, whose product MSSNEELLYCDSADIHRVSLLGEGTFGQVYRSEHSRLGLVAERVVPNLPSEQEERFREAAEHLYRLRCDNATRLYGLVLHPDKYSLLMEYAQFGTVEELMKVKPPWPVRAKVMREVATGLKYLHAHHVVHGNLSRHNVVISSDLVAKVTDFGLREWRVLASNGYDGDMRPSAVTPLVDTDQYAPPETFTKSASEALTCSFDIYSYGILSWEVITCEQAWKGWSPSELRSAVQKGHRPVLRAGRTEQFPAACPLTMRNITTEAWRQHPADRPAMSGIWFYCTSLW is encoded by the exons ATGTCGTCAAATGAAG AGCTACTGTACTGTGATTCCGCAGACATCCACAGGGTGTCGCTGCTCGGCGAGGGCACGTTTGGCCAGGTGTACCGAAGTGAGCACAGCCGGTTGGGTTTGGTGGCTGAGAGGGTCGTCCCCAATCTACCGTCAGAACAGGA GGAGAGATTTCGAGAGGCCGCAGAGCACCTATACCGGCTCCGCTGCGACAACGCCACTCGGCTGTACGGACTAGTACTGCACCCGGACAAATACAGCCTCTTGATGGAATATGCACAGTTTGGGACTGTCGAGGAG CTAATGAAGGTGAAACCGCCCTGGCCTGTGCGAGCCAAGGTCATGAGAGAGGTAGCCACCGGGCTGAAGTACCTACATGCGCATCACGTGGTGCACGGAAACCTGtcacgtcataatgtcgtcatctCCTCCGACTTAGTGGCTAAG GTTACAGACTTCGGTCTGAGAGAATGGCGGGTTCTAGCCTCCAACGGGTACGATGGGGATATGAGACCCTCTGCAGTCACACCACTGGTGGACACTGACCAATACGCTCCGCCGGAAACCTTCACGAAGTCTGCGAGCGAGGCTCTCACGTGCAGCTTTGATATCTACAG TTACGGTATCCTGTCCTGGGAGGTGATCACATGTGAGCAGGCTTGGAAAG GGTGGAGCCCGTCAGAGCTCCGCAGCGCGGTGCAGAAGGGCCACCGGCCGGTCCTGAGGGCAGGGCGGACCGAACAGTTCCCCGCGGCGTGCCCGCTCACCATGAGGAACATCACTACAGAGGCATGGAGGCAGCATCCAGCCGACAGGCCTGCCATGTCAGGTATCTGGTTTTACTGTACAAGTCTGTGGTGA